Part of the Juglans regia cultivar Chandler chromosome 14, Walnut 2.0, whole genome shotgun sequence genome, AAACTTCGCGATTGAAACTTATCGTGGGTTCCCCGCACCAAGCGATCGATGTTCGATCTACACAAGTGTACAAATAGAATAGAAGCACATGTTAATCAAGCATGAGTGTGacattgttttttttgtttctcgGCTTCTCAATTATATGGGATAtcaaaaaagagtaatactTCGTATAATAGTATAATGCGCAAATATcgtacaatcgttttgaaaaaaaataaatctatcgttaaaaaattaatttttttatatgaatattatatttatttatttttttaaaaataattatacgacgcTTATGCACTCacaactgtaactatcatttcttatcAGAAAATTAGGCTCAAAGGTTTGGATATTTTCAATTTCGAgcaaaaaactagaaaataagaaaaagaaaaattcagatAAGCAATTACGTCATCTTCCAAATTAACAAGCAACCTTTACATGATTATAAAGAAAGGACAAAGAACAAATTAACAATGAACCGTCCGATAGGTGTTGATCTCTTTCAGTGCTGTTATAAGTGGCTgatcaatcatttttcttttcttcttcttataagACGACAGCtagctacgtacgtacattaCGACTTGGTCAAGATGATCAGTAATGTAATAACTTTTTGAACCTCAAGATCTCGTATCCTTTTCCTGTCCAAGATCGCATAGTGCACGTTCATTTTTAGTCCCTCTCGTGAAAGGTATGGAACATTAATATGCAATCAAAACTTGCGTACGTATATCAAAATgacagcttatatatatatatatatatatatatatatatatatatattatggttcGAGAAGAATTTTCTTCCTTGCCAATGATTAAAGTTCTATGACTAAATTACAGCGCGTGACcaagctaattaattagagtgCCGGGACTGCATGGACggtgtttattttttagggaGAGAAACtcgtaattaatatatatatatatgtatacatacatacatgcatacatacatacatacacacacacacacatatatatatatatatatatatatatatatatataagagcatGCATTCACATGAGCTGGTGCTTTTTAGGCTTGGTTATAATCATGGAGCTTGCTTGATTATCTTGCATATATGCCATGCGTGGCGGCAGGGACCCAAATGTCTTGTTCTTGTACGTTGTTGTTGCTTTTAACAAGCAAACTGCAGTGCAGGCATGCAAAATTAGGCAGCAACCCCAGTAGAATAATGCTGCGGCATGATCATGATGAGAGAGCATATACAGACGGTGCTTAACTTGTTCATAACTAACTCATTCctggattaatatatatatatatatatatcaaagtgaAAAGTTAGAAATAAGTCAAATCAATTAGTTTTGCCAAttgatttatatgaaaagttagaaaaaatGATCAGCTGTATTGGTTTTGTTGCATGCAGGATATATACGGCCAGATAGCAGAAGATCATGCGTGACGCAACTTAGAAGTTAATTTTCCAACAAATCCACTCACTTGGATGACCACAAGATAAGCAAGAAGCCAAGCCAAGCCAACCAAGTCGATCTTAATTTGCATGACCCTCAATATATAACCATTAATCCTTCAAAAACGGGGCCCATCCAACACTTACAtgcattcaaattttgaatgtCATTTTCTAAGACCAGAAAAACTAGTAAAAACGGTTTTCTAAACAATACAAAGGCAAAAGAGTGATTGATTCCCACAGGTCtcaacttgtatatatatatatatagaggatgTCGTCCTAAACTATATTGACAAAATCCAGGAGTGCAGAATGTTCTTAAAGAATAACTTCtgttatttgttttcatttgcTGAAAGACTTCCTTAAAGGTACGTATTGATCATCATGCAGACTAAATTAAAGTCCGGCCATGACCCGTCAAAACCTCTTTAATTCTCTTGAAGtcaaatttgttttgtttgtcgGCGGAAGATTCCTCAAGAAAACCATGTGCTGCATTTAGATTGGTTAGGTTCAAGTCCAATGACAAATGTTTTGGAGATGAGGGCAAAGTTGAAAGTCATCAAGTATGAAGTCCTACTGTAGTGGTGGACATTTTCGCTTTCGCGTAAGAGAGTAGTGCAGTCTAGACATGATGCATATGGGGCATTGCGTCTtttgatattgatgatgatctTCAGTTTCCACACTACATTATATGAACCCCATTAGTACTGAAAATGACAATACTTCcacaactttttaactttttctcatgGAGCCGGTCACGTACAAATAAATCCTATTCAATCCTCACGCTTACCTAATGAAAACTATGGCAGCTCTAATTGGGCCAATATTGTTccttcttaaaataaaaataaaaataaaaaataaaaattctgcTAACCAATATTTCTGATCCCAAAAACTTTTGTAAACTAAGACAAAGTTAAAGTTGGATACTTGCGTATGTTccttataaaaagttaaaaactaatcCAAGGGAATGGATCGAGGataggaggaagaagaagagatcagTAATTACTTTAAGTTGCAAAAGTCCATtcatttttacttaattttgcAACTTAAGTTGTAAATTTATACTAGACGACACGCCCGGCCAGCGGTCATTGTTAGACGGTAGCCTAGTACTACCCTTCATAAAAAGTGACATATTCCAACGTTTTAGGGTCCCATCAAGAGCTTCCCTTGTTCAAGTGTTGGGTTAAATCTCTAAGCTACAACTTTAATGTTAAGATCAATAAGTATCATCGTACCTGCATATGTACCTTTTACTTTCTTGAGTGGTGAGAAATTTTGTTGAGTGCTCATTCTGTCCTGTGATATGAGAACTGATTGATAGCTTCAAGAAGATTTTGTTATTTGCCAATTCCATGCAGTCTTATATTACAGCATTATGTGTTTGAGGTTAGAAATCTCTTTTTTATCAAGAGGAAAAGTTGCTTCCCTGGAAGCCCATATGTATTCTGCAGGGGACCTCTTGATACCGCAAAGTGCATGGAAACATTCTCAACTTACTTTTATGCACTTGAATTCGTATGTATTCTTGATGCATTTACTAAATAGTCAGGGAAATTAGTATTTACTCTTTCACTGCTCAATTTACAGCAAATTGTGGCCAGAAGAAAGGCAGTGTCTATAACGTCAGACAGTACACTGTTCCTTCGGACCCTTCCTCACAACATagtaatgatttatatttatttctaattcttACATTCGTAATCAAGAGTTTCCTTCACCTCATATACTCTCAATCATACAATGATGAATACTACATTATACTATTTGGAAGATAAAGCCTAATAAATATACATTCAAAAATTGTTATCAGCCAATGTGGACATCAATGGAAACTACAAGCAATTGGTTTATCAACTGGTCTGGTTGATCTCGAAAACAAAATTATACCATGTGGGGATTCAGAAGTACATCTAGACCTCCCTTTTGGGCCGATTTCGAGTACGTTGAAGGGCAGGTTCCTTttctaagaaaattttaatatcatcttcttcctcttcatcatcatcgtcgtcgtcatcatcatcatcattctcctcctcattAGCTTCTCTGATTGCTTGATTGAGTGCAAGCTGGTCCAAGAACAAGAcactgaaaattttaaaaaatatggaaacAGAAACAGAGCAACTTCATGTAACAAAAATTGTGGCACATTTCATCATCGTTTCATTAAAGTGAGGTGAGGGTAATCATAAAAGAAGTAGAGGCTGCAAGAAAATGTTAAGTTGTCCCCATGGATAACAACATTCACGTAACGGAAAGCTTACTAGTAGCTGGGATAGGCTCAACTGACTTGGTATGCATGATCCACTACTCCACACAACTGTTTGTAAATACCACAAACAATTCATATACTTATCAAATAATTCTTAATATTATtccatatcatttttcataaaatcttgCCTCAGTAGCTCATGATAAAACCCTATTATATGTATCCCAGTGACAAGATATCTTGTCAATATCAGCAAGAATCACTTCCATCAAATGTACAgtcaaataaacaagaaaattatcTATATTAAACCAATTCAGTTCATAGATTGAAACTCAACATTCCAACGACCAGGTTTGTGCATTCATATGATAAATGATTTTGTGTAAGCAGCATCACAGGAGGGCCTTAATCCATTTTAAACAGAATTAACAAGTAAATAAGCCAGAAGACATTCAAAGCATATACGCACTTTAAGAAAAAGTCTTTTCACTGAAACTTATTAGCTCACACAGTATAAAGTTGCCAGGATGGGTGACTAACTACATctttaaaaactaaatttacGATTTATTGGAACACCCGCCCCCCCCCATTAAACATACTGATAAAGGGTCTCCACGCCCTAAATATAGTACCTAGCGAGAAACTAGATGATGAAACAGATGAAGCCATTTGGTTTCTTGATATCTGAATTCTATAGATTCTATGGCACACATCGTTAACAATGCCACCTCCCCTTCCCTTTTAAGAAACAGAGAATGTCACAATTCTATACAGGCACAGTAACAGACCAACAACATTTGGGCCTGATGGGCTCAGTTATGTGGGCCTGTTGGCTGGAGTCCATTTATTTTACTCACAAGTTAGTGTTGATGTGGGCCATGGCCCATTTATAGTGTTAGAATTATATGaactgtttttattttactgtttggTTAAGTTGGCCTCGGACCCATTAGTTAGTAGGAGCAGGTCAGTATTTGTAGTAGTGTGGAAAAAATTCATTCAGAAGCTTAATACAATCATTTTCtattattctctctcttcttttggaGGTTAGGTCAACCTCGAATTTGACCTATTTTCTTGCACTTTCCCTCATATTTTCTAGTCATCCAAACACACACCATCAAgtgtgttacaagtggtatcagagccaggttttcCTTGGCAGCTACTTCATCAATtcatgaaaatggaagaaattatctcatcattactcAAAATTAAAGAGATGGTCGAGCAGTCGCAACTACGTTTTGAAGTTATTTTGCTGACATTCAAAGATGTCAAGAACAACTTTCAAGGCTTCAGGAACAACTTCAAAGAAGAGTTCACCTATTTGGAACAAGAGCTCCATGCATTGCAGGAAGAGGAAGATCAAACCAAGGGTCATCCCGTCGAAATTCCTTTTCCCAAATATTCTCTTGCACATCCGAAATTAACTTTTCAACACTCAAATTTTCCTCTCTGATTTTTGTTTCCATCACCTTCCAGAAATTTCATCTTTCATTCCCTTCCGTCAGACGTTCCAAGCAAGGCCCAAACAATGATCGGAAAAGGAAAATCCATCGGGGAATAGTTCTCGATACCAAATGGAAGTTTGATCCTGGTGGATCCGATCCTCAATATCTCTATTCCCCACATCTCCGCTTCTCACAATCACTCATCTTCCTTGAACGTAAACCCTTCAGCAACCCTTAGCCCTCACTCCGAAACCCTAGATTTTTTTCCTCCATTCTTAGAAATAAACGCTTTTCCTTACCTGGTTTGCTCCTCATTTTCTTTCACTGCATCAACCCTTCCTTCGTTGGGCTGTTCTCCATCTTCAACACAGTTGCCCACCCTCAATACTTGTTTCCGTCTATTGATCCAGTTTCCAATGGTGTCCACCAGCTTCAGGGCCCACCTTCCCTCGCTCTCAACCGATCCTTTGCCTCCGCTAAGTCAACTTGCAAGCAGTCCTACGGGTTCCGTCCGTGCACCACCACCGTGCTCGGCAACCTGTTCCTCATCGTCTTCTATGGCTACCTCATGTTCCTCTCCGCCATGTATTTGTCCAATGGGAGTGAGCTCTTGTTAGAGATTCTTGGCCCTGGTATTGTTGGTGGTTTGTTCCTCCGCAAAAACGAGGCCCACAGAGAAGTGCTTAAGCTCGCcattggagaaaagaaaaatctcaaggCTCATCGTCCAGCCATCCTTCAGGTTTCACAGCCTCCTCATCTCCGACTTCCTTGGGTGCACCCTCAGAGTGAAGGAAAACAGCATGCTCCCCTAATTGACAACCCTAATTATAAGGGCATATGGAAACCTCAAGAAATCCCAATCCCAGATTACAGTGTGGCTCGAGCTATATTGAGTACAAGAGCTCCGTCTCCTGGTGACATTTCTGACCACCATCTTGTTAAGGAATCAGGCCACAAAAAGAGCATAACAGCACTGTCAAGATCTGCATATGGGTTCATTGTACTCTTGAGCGGCCAAGAGGTGGCATTGAAGCAGGTCTATCCGTCTAGGCTGAACCACCAACTCAGGAACGGCTTCGACTGTGAGCTTAACTTCTTGTCCTCTGTTAACCATCCCATCATTGTCCGCCTTTTCGACCTTTTTCGGGCTGAAGGTTGTATATTCCTGGTCCAGGAATTTTGTGCTGGTGGAAGTCTGGCTTCATATCTTCGACACCATGGGAGAGTTCAAGAACAAATAGTGAGAGGATTTATGCAGCAGCTTGGAGCTGCTATGGAAATTCAGAACTCACACCAAATCATTCATAGGGATTTAAAACCGGAGAATATTCTTCTCTCTGTTCCAGAGGATGATGTTGTCCTAAAGATATCTGATTTTGGACTTTCTAGATATGTACATCCAAGTAATTATGCTGAGACAGTTTGTGGAACTGCAACTGCATTATACATGGCTCCAGAAGTTCTTCAATTCCAAAGATATGATGAAAAGGTTGACATGTGGAGTCTTGGATTTACAGGTGCACCCACTTCCATACTTGCTGTTCTATGGTTTAATCTGTCGACGTGTGTCATGTGGTCTGGgtatgagatgaaattttggTGTTGAAATGAGCTTCCATTGCTCTATTTTACTGGTTGAAATGTTGTAGTTGGGTTTGTTGCCTACCATCCAGGCACAACATGTAATACGAATAAATCATTGGTAGTTGAAGTTGACAAGAAACTGAGGGAGGTACCTAGATCTAGAGATACTCCTGAGCCTAACgtgtttgatgaaatgcttAAGAGAAGGGTAAAATCTAATAGGGTCCCGTTCTTGACTCGGCCTACTTTGATAATTAGTAATGTCTTCCTAAATGTGTATGGAAAATTGGGGATGCCTTGGAATAAGATTGTGCTAGCTAGCACTCTTGATGAGCTACAAATGGGACTATTACATGGGTTTGATTTAAAATCTCAAGGTTGTGCAACAACCACTGTTATCGGCAGCAAAGCACATTTGTTTGGGAACCCAAGGAAGATTAGAAATGTAGGGGCTTATTCATTCACTCTCGAGGATGATATTACAAATTATGGAACCTATGAAATAGGTGGTATTGTCACACAGGAGAAGCTGTCCAAGGTGTTGAACTCTAAGACATTGAGAGAAGCACTAACCAAACCTGCGGTAGGAAGCCAAGCCTGCATCACTGGACTGGTGGCCTACAAATCAGTCATTATTCCTATCTTTTCGATTGCTGTCCAGTGGCTTATTGCTTGGGAAAATCTGCATATAACTAGGTACATGTTGCAGAAGGGCACAAATGGTGAGATTTTTATAAAGCACTTGGACAAGGAACCAGATCAGAGCAATGTTCGAGATCATGTCAGCTCGGCTGAATGGCATAACagcaccttgtgggcaaggtgcttcgAAGGGGAAGGGTTTGTAGTAGGGTGGACTCACTTGAAAATTCATTCAGAAGCTTAATACAATCATTTTCtattattctctctcttcttttggaGGTTAGGTCAACCTCGAATTTGACCTATTTTCTTGCACTTTCTCTCAGATTTTCTAGTCATCCAAACACACACCATCAGGTGTGTTACAGAGAAAAACATTCATAATGAAAGACAAGTTTTTTCCCGATAAAAACCAATTTTTATACACAGATAAGAGTTATTATTTTCCCTTGGGCGAGCACAGAATTTATACATACataagaaatttaaattccaatacacaAGTTTCCAATCCAATTTCCACAGTTTATTTATGGGTTAGACAAAGCAAACTTCAAGAGTGAATTGCAGTGGCAGTGAGATCTAGCATTATTAGTGAAAACCCGTTGTGGAGTTTCACAAAACCTTCAAACCCGCATAGAAACGTTCACGAGCaaccaaacataaaaataaataaataaataaataaaaaacgaagatagagagagagagagagagagaaaaaacccAATTTAACAGAGCCTCACGCACCTCCCGAAGAAAGTCTCTGTCGAGCTTATCAGCGACTCTGATGGAGGCGAAGATGGTAATAGCTAAAAGAGAGAGCGGGAGAGCGAAAGCGAAGACGTAGCTACTGGTGCTGAGACCCGCACGAGTAATCGCCGTTAAGCCTCTGGTTCTCCGGCGAGTTGGGTAACTGTGAAAGCGAATTGCAGGTAGGTATGACACTTTCGGAGGTTTGAAAAAAGCGCGTGAAGGCGTGGAAGGTAGAGAATGTGTGAGGGAGGTTGAGCTGGAGATGAGGAGGCTCGCCATGGGTTTCCAAGTTCCAACCTTTCGGTGGTGGACGAGTGAGACAGTGGATAGAATATTTCTTCCTAGATTCCTATGGCTATTCGTGATAAtcgtttaaaatttaaaattattaatttttatataatttcaatataatagacttaaaaaaatggtcctgaatttttatttttcttacatcattaaatttaaaatattagtttccaGTGCCAATTACTTTAAAGTAGTTAATCCATGGACTCCACAACATTTCTTCGTCAAATAAAttaccaaacacaaccttaaaatacacacacacacatccaaAGTTGGAGCCTTGGAGGTGATCATCTCGGATCAATAACAGAACAGAAGTTTGAGACGACAAGAGTTTCGCATACATGTCCCATAAAGTTTACACAATTATAGATCACTCATGCAAAGTGGATATCTTAGACAACAATATGCTGCCGTCTTTGCAATCAGATCCCTATTTGTCTTGAACAACATCAGGGCGACTGAGGCAACCGCAGCATAAATAATCGAGGCTGCAAAGTTGACAGAGAAAAAGATTCTTCAAGTACGAGCAAATTTGGTGAGGAATAATTGCATTGTGGAAAGAAAATTTTCTTGGAGTGACTAAAAAACTGGGTTTTAGTAAGAAAGTTTTGTGCAACATTTCTGGTGGATGTTGGATTGAAATAACTATGATGCCGATAATCTTCAAGAAACTAATAAGCTTACCATTTTTCCCAACAGGTTTTCTTTGTTTGGTGCTGTACAAGAAATTCTGCATTCCCTTAGACCAAGCAATCCAGGATATATTACccaaaaatgaaatgttttatctTAAAAGAAACTATGTAGAGAAGAAAGTATGCCAAGTCTTTGTgtgtgagagacagagagacagagatgaaGAATACTTGCTTGTATGTCAATTCCTTGCCTTGGGTCtgaatttttttccctcttttgcTGCGAGTGCATATAACTGGCTTCCTCAAGAGCCATTGCAGATCAGTCTAGAGGCAACACTCTGCTGTCAAAGATGTGCTTGTAGTGTACTTAAACTTAGCTTCTGGTTGGAACTTTAAATAGTGCATATATGCAAATGGGTGAAGGAATTTCGAGGTGGAATCTCCTTTGTTGCTCTTGGCTAATGTTCATGTTTAGCTTTTTCTCTCACGTTACCTCCGGgtttcagaatcagaatcttaagctaatgaatagaaatatattttaggaCACAACATCGAGAAAAACTAGTTGCATGTAATCTATGTGCAAgaactcatcttaatttttacTGTCATATCAcaactttcatatcaaaatcaatggaaaagaaaagggaaaacaGCATATTACTCTTGGATTAGAAATGTCCTCTTAAATTTTACGTGTATCTAGAAACTTGAAACTGGAAGTTCTTGACATTCAAAAATCAAAGACAACCCAATCTAATATGGTAAGATTCAGGCATTGACATTTTCCTTGATACTTCATACTTGTTATTTTGTTGCATATCAGAAGATAggatattttttgtgaaaactaCCAAATTAAAACCTCTAAAGCGTTTAACTTCAGCTTTTGTAGCACATCATATCTTCACGATACGAGCCGCCATAAAagtagaataaagaaaaaagagctgACAAAACCTCGAAAATATTATcaggcacattattaaatggAATCAAGATGTTTCAGTCTTTAAGATTGCACTAACGTTttgatgccttttttttttattaatataaaatattatattttgaagttggGATCAGCCTAACAAGGCACTCAAGTCCAAGCATATGTTCCAAAGGTCAGACTCAAGGAACACGGTGGAGTATTCATAAgcctattttgatcatttttaagTGGAGTTTCACATTCCATTCTCATTCTCAATCTCCCCATTATCTTTGTAAAAGTAATGGAACTTCATGTTTCATGCCGTTCActcataatcataaataattatgaggGTCAAaatcagagagggagagagagagagacagagagagagagagagagagtcccagAACATTTTGTTACCATGACAGCCAAGGTTTCCAATAAAGAGTAACAATTCACATGCAGTAAAAATTAGTTTCTAATGAAGTGGCACCATCAGATTGGCTggttctaaaaataaaatgtaaaatagttatataaaCATCATTATTCTTCCAATCAATTCTGACGtatgattgataaaaaaagGCTATATAGCATGGGAATAAGATCATTGTCTTTATGATTGGATCTGCTCTTCTATGTTTTTAGCTTTTATGTCTCTCTTATTTTGGCACCTCTATCATTAGAACGATGTAGGCCTGGCAACCTGCTCCGGCAAAGCTCTCTCAAAATTTGGGGCTCCGTAAGTACGGTATAGGTAACAAATATTCTAAGATGAACTCTACAATGCAAGAGAAGTAAAAGCATAAAAACCAAACCATATCGAACCCGGTAATAAGTCAGGTGGGATGTCCTCCCATGTCCCATTTGCATTATTGCCTTCTAATGTGAGATCCATTAAGAAATCAGTTTGGACAGATTCCAGACATCAGACATTTACCTCAAAATGTATGGACATCTGAAACTATAAATTGATAGAGTCAACATTCTCGTTTCTATACACAAGAATGGACAACAAAGATTTCTAGCTGTTCCAATGTACTGAAGGCTTGACCACAGATTCTACCATCCACAAGCTCTCCAAAACGGGAAGAAGAAGCAGTAGTCATGCTAGGAGATATATCACACTTCAATGATCAGGTGGTCATCATCAATTCCCGGTGGTGACAGCGGTGGAACAGCTGCTTCATAATATGCAGCAGATTCAATATCCAATACCTTCCTAATGGTAGCCTGAGACTCTCTGCTTCTACCAATCCTTCTTGAGGGAAGGGATTCAGAGGCAACAGCTCTAGATGAGTTACTACCAGAAATGGATGATAAAAATTTGTCCTTTGAAAGAGTCGCTGGGGCAGATGCAATAATAGAGCTGAAGATACCAGACTCCCTCAAGCCTTGTATTATGGCCTGAAacatataataagaaaaaaagtattCATTGGAAGATATAAACAAATATGGGAACCCTGCTAAAAAAACAACTACATAataaatgtaatattaataaattaacagAATCTGCAACAACAAAGAGTTCTTTGTCACTTGGAGGGAATCCTTTCTtctttcaatttatatttttagtgcATAGAATTAGTCTTTACCGGtttgtcttctttctctttctcttatttttttcccttttttgatcttaaatttatttcttctctatttttggtTGATAAATTATGCTTACCATGGGAGCATATATGCGAGTTAAAATACCCTTCCTCAGtagctttatttttatatctctGTCACCCCACACAACATGTTCCTGGTACCTAGCAGCAgaacagagagaaaaaaaatatatcaactcaCAAGAAGCAAGAAGGGGAAAAAGGAATATGCTCGTGCCAAGAGTTCTTCCAAAATCAATGAGTTGAATTCAAAGAATTCACAATGGCATCAAACTGGAAAAGAACATGAagataaagaaaagaacaaaaatttttTCTCCATTAGAATATATACCACTTCAGCATTTCCTCCTCTGTTGCAGTCGAAGCAATTATGAATGCCTGCAATATATCATGTTTACTTAGTAAAATAAAGGCATCATCAGAAGGAAATGCATTcccttaaaaaaagaaaaacgacaACTACTGGCAGCCAGGATTGGTTTGCTTTTTAGATTGCAAAAAATTTATCTTGTTGGTATTTTCTTTCTAGATTTAAGTCCTAGCAAAGCACACGTAAGCAACTCTTAGTGGTCACATGACCGCTCTGTTGCCCATGGACAAACCATCTGGTTTTTCCATAAAATGCTTTTTGCGTGTTCCATAATTCTGTCTTGCTACTCATTATGCTCATATAATGGTATAGGTCAGAGAAGAAAAACACGGGAAAAAAGACAAATCACTAGACTCACAGCTCTGTCAAAATCCAACATAAAGCATCTTTTGACATCCTCCTTTGTAGGCTTGCAACCACACCGATCACGTCTAGAGGTCAAGTCGGAAAACTTGGAATATGTATAGTGCAGAACAGCGGCTTCCTCCAATTTAATTTCACTAGCAGCAATTAAATTAACAAAGTATTGACATCAGCAAGCCAATTATAAAGACACTGCTTTGTTTATTTTCTATCTTCCACTATGAAATTAACATACTTTGGGGTTTTCATATAATTGTGCCATCTGTGTGCACCATTGGGACGAAGATGATCTTTAACCCGAGCAGCTGATTTCCCATTCCCATAAGTCAAAAAGTAGTTTGGATTGCCACGAGTTGATTCTTTGTACATGCCAAAATATGTGTCCTTTGGAAGATGGTCATAATTCCTCTTAAACATTGACACCTgtttgaataaaagaacaagGCGTACATCAAATACCATACAGGTATCCTCAAAGAttgtttttttatcaataaacaagaattttattgatgagaatgATAGGTACCCTCAAAGATATACCAATACAATGACACGACATTTTCCTAAACAGTAAACTAAATTCCTAGCACATCTGTTACACCAACTACAGTGTAGAGATTTTTTGTaggtaaaagaaaatttaagtaCTAATACAGAAAATAGGCTTAGCAGTTAGCCTAAATGCACagggtgtatacaagagaacagTGTAGGTTTTTGCTTTTGAATAAGTACTCGAAGATTTTAAACCAACTACAGCGTAGAAAATAATTCTGAGAACACCTGATTACCAGTCACTTTCTCTCCATAATCTGCCCTCCAATCAACAAATGTCACAATATTATTCTTCTCTTTTGAACTCAAACTTTGAGTCCCATAGacaaatcaaattgtaaaaagcAAACTAATATAGAGTATTAACTGTTTTACTTTGCTAGTGGGGCTCAATGCAAAATCCAATTACGATTATACAGATACATGATTATCAGTAAACGGACAAGAAAATTAAACGTCATAAAGATAATTGTTAacaaattctatttttcttataagtaataaaagaatttcattgattttttttttcagtttcccCATTCTGGAGAATCCAAGACCTAAAGATTCCCAAATAAACTTCCTGTCTGAGAAGTTTAAAAAACTATGAAAATACATGCAAGAAAATTTCATAAGATAACGGATTGAGAGGTTGAGTTAGGGGGCAAAAAGCTAGTTGGACCTACACAAGCAACCAAATTGGAGTAAACTACTTTGGCAAT contains:
- the LOC109005314 gene encoding protein SIS2, with the protein product MASLLISSSTSLTHSLPSTPSRAFFKPPKVSYLPAIRFHSYPTRRRTRGLTAITRAGLSTSSYVFAFALPLSLLAITIFASIRVADKLDRDFLRELALNQAIREANEEENDDDDDDDDDDEEEEDDIKIFLEKEPALQRTRNRPKREV
- the LOC118344590 gene encoding serine/threonine-protein kinase MARK2-like, producing the protein MFLSAMYLSNGSELLLEILGPGIVGGLFLRKNEAHREVLKLAIGEKKNLKAHRPAILQVSQPPHLRLPWVHPQSEGKQHAPLIDNPNYKGIWKPQEIPIPDYSVARAILSTRAPSPGDISDHHLVKESGHKKSITALSRSAYGFIVLLSGQEVALKQVYPSRLNHQLRNGFDCELNFLSSVNHPIIVRLFDLFRAEGCIFLVQEFCAGGSLASYLRHHGRVQEQIVRGFMQQLGAAMEIQNSHQIIHRDLKPENILLSVPEDDVVLKISDFGLSRYVHPSNYAETVCGTATALYMAPEVLQFQRYDEKVDMWSLGFTGAPTSILAVLWFNLSTCVMWSGYEMKFWC